A window from Mycobacterium saskatchewanense encodes these proteins:
- a CDS encoding alpha/beta hydrolase, which produces MAIMPDLTRRAVLRMGAGAGLGAAGVFALSALLDPIKPQAAPAPFEPPTAGASLPNKLTGSFVSAARGGIKTNYVIAMPPGQTTALRPVIALHGVDGDANQMLDMGVPDGLARLVKEGKPPFAVVGVDGGNTYWHKRASGVDSGAMVLDELLPMLTTMGFDTSRVGFMGWSMGGYGALHLGARLGPARTAGICAISPALFTSFTGSTPGAFDSYDDWVQNSVLGVPALNSIPLRVDCGTFDRFYFATRQFVSQLKTQPAGSFSLGGHDIAYWRMQLPAELAWMAT; this is translated from the coding sequence ATTGCGATCATGCCTGACCTGACACGCCGGGCGGTGCTGCGCATGGGAGCCGGCGCCGGCCTGGGGGCCGCTGGCGTGTTCGCCCTGAGCGCCCTGCTCGATCCGATCAAGCCGCAGGCGGCGCCGGCGCCGTTCGAGCCGCCGACCGCGGGCGCCTCCTTGCCGAACAAGCTCACCGGCTCGTTCGTCTCGGCTGCCCGGGGCGGCATCAAGACCAACTACGTGATCGCCATGCCGCCCGGCCAGACCACGGCCCTGCGCCCGGTGATCGCGCTGCACGGCGTCGACGGTGACGCCAACCAGATGCTGGACATGGGCGTCCCCGACGGACTGGCCCGGCTGGTCAAGGAGGGCAAGCCGCCATTCGCGGTGGTTGGCGTCGACGGCGGAAACACCTACTGGCACAAGCGCGCTTCCGGCGTCGACTCCGGCGCGATGGTGCTCGACGAGCTGCTGCCGATGCTGACCACGATGGGTTTCGACACCTCGCGGGTGGGTTTCATGGGATGGTCGATGGGCGGGTACGGCGCGCTGCACCTGGGCGCCCGGCTCGGTCCGGCGCGCACCGCCGGAATCTGCGCCATCAGCCCCGCGCTGTTCACCTCGTTCACCGGAAGCACCCCGGGCGCGTTCGACAGCTACGACGACTGGGTGCAGAACAGCGTGCTGGGTGTGCCGGCGCTGAATTCGATTCCGCTGCGCGTGGACTGCGGCACCTTCGACCGCTTCTACTTCGCCACAAGACAATTCGTCAGCCAGCTGAAAACTCAGCCGGCGGGCAGCTTTTCGCTGGGCGGCCACGACATCGCGTACTGGCGGATGCAACTGCCGGCCGAGCTGGCCTGGATGGCGACCTAG
- a CDS encoding LLM class flavin-dependent oxidoreductase produces MSLAFHWFLPTYGDSRNLVAGGHGTPMSGDRPATLRYLHQICAAAEDNGFEAVLTPTGLWCEDAWLTTAMLIERTETLKFLVAFRPGLLSPTLAAQMAGTFQRHSEGRLLLNVVTGGEPHEQQAYGDFLDKEARYARTAEFLHVVRQLWTSGEPVTFAGDHIQVEGAQLNNPPDPVPAVFFGGSSAPAGPVAAQYSDVYLTWGEPRPAVAKKLDWIRGLAADAGRILQYGLRIHVISRDTAAEAWAEADRLLAAVDPAAVERVQASLARSESEGQRRMLDLHGGDSSRLLVGPNLWAGVGLVRGGAGTALVGSHAEVAERLIEYSRLGISHFILSGYPHLEEAYWFGEGVLPLLEREGLWKHPNRQSHPAPATPFAVASAH; encoded by the coding sequence ATGAGTCTGGCATTTCACTGGTTTCTGCCGACCTACGGCGATTCGCGGAACCTGGTCGCCGGCGGACACGGCACGCCGATGTCCGGTGACCGGCCCGCGACCCTGCGGTATCTGCACCAGATCTGCGCGGCAGCCGAGGACAACGGCTTCGAGGCGGTGCTGACGCCGACGGGGCTGTGGTGCGAGGACGCCTGGTTGACGACGGCCATGCTGATCGAGCGCACCGAGACGCTGAAGTTCCTGGTGGCATTCCGTCCCGGCCTGCTCAGCCCGACGCTGGCCGCCCAGATGGCCGGCACCTTCCAGCGCCACTCGGAAGGCCGGCTGCTGCTCAACGTGGTCACGGGTGGGGAGCCGCACGAGCAACAGGCCTACGGCGACTTCCTGGACAAGGAGGCGCGCTACGCCCGCACCGCCGAGTTTCTGCACGTCGTGCGGCAACTGTGGACGTCCGGGGAGCCCGTCACCTTCGCCGGCGACCACATTCAGGTGGAGGGCGCGCAGCTGAACAACCCGCCGGACCCGGTGCCCGCGGTGTTCTTCGGCGGGTCGTCGGCCCCCGCCGGCCCGGTCGCGGCCCAGTACTCCGACGTCTACCTCACGTGGGGCGAACCGCGCCCGGCGGTCGCGAAGAAGCTGGACTGGATCAGGGGACTCGCCGCGGACGCCGGTCGGATCCTGCAGTACGGCCTGCGGATCCACGTCATCAGCCGGGACACCGCCGCGGAGGCGTGGGCCGAGGCCGACCGGCTCCTGGCCGCCGTCGATCCGGCCGCCGTCGAGCGGGTGCAGGCCAGCCTCGCCCGCAGCGAGTCCGAGGGCCAGCGCCGCATGCTCGACCTGCACGGCGGCGACAGCAGCCGGCTCCTGGTCGGTCCGAACCTGTGGGCCGGGGTCGGCCTGGTGCGCGGCGGCGCGGGCACCGCGCTGGTCGGGTCGCACGCCGAGGTCGCCGAAAGGCTGATCGAGTACTCACGCCTGGGCATCAGCCACTTCATCCTGTCGGGGTATCCCCATCTGGAGGAGGCGTACTGGTTCGGCGAGGGTGTGCTGCCGCTGCTCGAGCGCGAGGGCCTGTGGAAACACCCCAACCGTCAATCGCACCCGGCGCCGGCGACCCCGTTCGCGGTCGCCTCGGCACACTGA
- a CDS encoding MFS transporter, producing the protein MATTLPGAGVAAPEGHGDPETRHRLRVVVAASLLGTTVEWYDFFLYATAAGLVFNKVFFPGESSLVGTLLAFATFAVGFVMRPVGGLVFGHIGDRIGRKRSLALTMLIMGVATALIGVLPTAAQIGVWAPVLLLTLRILQGFALGGEWGGAVLLAVEHSPAGRRGRFGAIPQIGLALGLALGTGIFAFLQIALGQARFLAYGWRIGFLLSLVLVVIGVVVRLRVEETPAFRELADLEATSTVPIREIIREPRSRRNTVLGLLSRWAEGSAFNTWGVFAISYATGALGFNKVSVLVVVTIAASLMAVLLPVSGALTDRFGPRRVYLAGVACYGVLAFPAFALFGTRNLVVFGLAMVVVFGIVHALFYGAQGTLYSALFPTATRYTGLSFVYQFSGIYASGVTPMILTALIAAVGGAPWLACAYLVATAVISVVATALIRERDLHL; encoded by the coding sequence ATGGCCACCACGTTGCCCGGCGCCGGCGTCGCCGCGCCCGAAGGGCACGGCGATCCCGAGACCCGCCATCGGCTGCGCGTCGTCGTCGCGGCCAGCTTGCTCGGCACCACCGTCGAGTGGTACGACTTCTTCCTGTACGCCACCGCGGCGGGCCTGGTGTTCAACAAGGTCTTCTTCCCCGGTGAGAGCTCGCTGGTCGGAACGCTTCTCGCGTTCGCGACGTTCGCCGTCGGGTTCGTCATGCGGCCGGTCGGCGGGCTGGTGTTCGGGCACATCGGGGACCGGATCGGGCGTAAGCGCAGCCTGGCCCTGACCATGCTGATTATGGGGGTGGCCACGGCCCTGATCGGCGTGCTGCCGACGGCCGCGCAGATCGGTGTCTGGGCGCCGGTGCTGTTGCTGACGCTGCGCATCCTGCAGGGATTCGCGTTGGGCGGCGAGTGGGGCGGCGCGGTGCTGCTCGCCGTCGAACACAGCCCCGCGGGCCGGCGCGGCCGGTTCGGGGCGATCCCGCAGATCGGTTTGGCGCTCGGATTGGCTTTGGGCACAGGCATCTTCGCCTTCCTCCAGATCGCGCTGGGGCAGGCCCGGTTCCTCGCCTACGGCTGGCGCATCGGGTTCCTGCTGAGCCTGGTGCTGGTCGTGATCGGCGTCGTGGTGCGGCTGCGGGTCGAGGAAACCCCGGCCTTCCGCGAACTGGCGGACCTCGAGGCCACCTCCACCGTGCCCATCCGCGAGATCATCCGCGAACCCCGCTCGCGGCGGAACACGGTGCTGGGCTTGCTGTCCAGATGGGCCGAGGGGTCGGCGTTCAACACCTGGGGCGTGTTCGCCATCAGCTACGCCACGGGTGCGCTGGGATTCAACAAGGTGTCCGTGCTGGTCGTGGTGACCATCGCCGCGTCGCTCATGGCGGTGCTGCTGCCGGTGTCGGGCGCCCTGACCGATCGCTTCGGCCCGCGCCGGGTGTACCTGGCGGGGGTGGCGTGCTACGGCGTGTTGGCCTTCCCCGCGTTCGCGTTGTTCGGCACCCGCAACCTGGTGGTGTTCGGGTTGGCGATGGTCGTCGTGTTCGGGATCGTGCACGCGCTGTTCTACGGCGCACAGGGGACGCTGTATTCGGCGTTGTTTCCGACGGCCACCCGCTACACGGGGCTGTCGTTCGTCTACCAGTTCTCGGGCATCTATGCCTCCGGGGTCACGCCGATGATCCTGACCGCGTTGATCGCGGCGGTCGGCGGGGCGCCGTGGCTGGCGTGCGCGTATCTGGTCGCGACGGCCGTCATCAGCGTGGTCGCCACGGCGCTGATCCGCGAGCGGGACCTGCACCTGTAG